A portion of the Pseudopipra pipra isolate bDixPip1 chromosome 1, bDixPip1.hap1, whole genome shotgun sequence genome contains these proteins:
- the FRRS1L gene encoding DOMON domain-containing protein FRRS1L, translated as MAERSRGARRRLLLLLLLLAGSAASPAEEGGGRREAGGGEHGEDAARHHDSSYGTFASEFYDLRYLSEEGYPFPTAPPVDPFAKIRVDDCGKTKGCFRYGKPGCNAETCDYFLSYRRIGADVEFELSADTDGWVAVGFSSDKKMGGDDVMACVHDDNGRVRIQHFYNVGQWAKEIQRNPARDEEGVFENNRVTCRFKRPVYVPREETIVDLHLSWYYLFAWGPAIQGSITRHDIDSPPVSERVVSIYKYEDIFMPSAAYQTFSSPFCLLLIVALTFYLLMGTP; from the exons atggcgGAGCGGAGCCGCGGCGCtcggcggcggctgctgctgctgctgctgctcctggccggctccgccgccagccccgccgAGGAGGGAGGCGGGCGGCGGGAGGCGGGCGGCGGGGAGCACGGCGAGGACGCGGCGCGGCACCACGACTCCTCGTACGGCACCTTCGCCAGCGAGTTCTACGACCTGCGCTACCTCTCCGAGGAGG GTTACCCTTTCCCTACTGCTCCTCCCGTGGATCCATTTGCAAAAATCAGAGTGGACGACTGTGGAAAAACCAAGGGATGCTTCAG GTATGGTAAACCTGGATGCAATGCGGAGACTTGTGACTACTTTCTAAGTTACCGTAGAATAGGAGCTGATGTTGAATTTGAGTTGAGTGCTGATACTGATGGCTGGGTGGCAGTGGGATTTTCCTCAGACAAGAAGATG GGAGGAGATGATGTCATGGCTTGTGTTCATGATGATAACGGAAGAGTCCGAATACAGCACTTCTATAATGTTGGTCAGTGGGCTAAAGAAATCCAGAGAAATCCTGCTAGAGATGAGGAAGGGGTTTTTGAAAACAATCGTGTAACATGTCGATTCAAGCGTCCTGTATATGTTCCCCGAGAGGAAACCATCGTAGATCTGCACTTGAGTTGGTACTATCTGTTTGCTTGGGGTCCAGCAATCCAAG GTTCTATAACTCGTCATGATATAGACTCACCACCTGTATCAGAACGTGTTGTCAGTATTTACAAATATGAAGATATTTTCATGCCATCAGCTGCCTATCagaccttctcttctccattcTGCTTGCTCCTCATTGTTGCACTGACCTTCTATTTATTGATGGGAACCCCATGA